A single Anatilimnocola floriformis DNA region contains:
- a CDS encoding RNA 2'-phosphotransferase encodes MNAEKRKKISKSLSYVLRHQPDSVGLELGENGWVEVTELIAAFRKHGKELSLDSLREVVAENDKQRFEFSEDKTRIRARQGHSVDVDLGYEAATPPELLFHGTAVHNLDSIMATGLNKGNRHHVHLSTNKQTMLQVAQRHGKPVVLAVAAGKMVSDGHLFFVTGNQVWLTEQVPPQYLSVNSD; translated from the coding sequence ATGAATGCAGAAAAAAGAAAGAAAATCAGTAAGAGCTTGAGCTACGTTTTGCGACATCAGCCCGATTCTGTCGGTCTGGAACTTGGCGAAAACGGCTGGGTCGAAGTTACGGAGTTGATCGCAGCGTTTCGCAAGCATGGCAAAGAATTGTCGCTCGACAGCCTGCGGGAAGTTGTGGCCGAGAACGACAAGCAGCGGTTTGAGTTCAGCGAGGATAAAACTCGCATCCGGGCCCGGCAAGGGCACTCGGTGGACGTCGATCTGGGTTACGAAGCGGCCACGCCACCGGAGTTGCTGTTTCACGGCACAGCTGTGCACAACCTCGATTCGATCATGGCTACGGGTCTGAATAAGGGGAATCGGCACCACGTACATTTGTCGACGAACAAGCAAACCATGCTGCAAGTCGCTCAGCGGCACGGCAAGCCGGTTGTGCTCGCGGTCGCGGCAGGGAAAATGGTGAGTGACGGGCATTTGTTTTTTGTGACGGGCAACCAGGTGTGGCTGACCGAGCAGGTGCCGCCGCAGTATCTCTCCGTCAATTCTGATTAG